A region from the Acinonyx jubatus isolate Ajub_Pintada_27869175 chromosome C2, VMU_Ajub_asm_v1.0, whole genome shotgun sequence genome encodes:
- the GP5 gene encoding platelet glycoprotein V, translating to MLRSALLCAALGLLRAQPLPCPPACKCVFRDAAQCTGSSVARIAELGLPVNLTHILLFQMGRGTLQNHSFSGMTVLQRLMLSDSHISAIAPGTFDDLIKLKTLRLSRNKITHLPGALLDKTVLLEQLFLDRNELKDIDQNMFQKLVNLQELFLNQNQLAFLPARLFTNLGNLKVLDLSRNNLTHLPRGLFGAQAKLEKLVLHSNQLVSLDSGLLSSLRALVELQLDRNRIRSIAPGAFDRLRSLSSLTLSRNRLEFLPPALFLYSHNLTFLTLFENPLEELPEVLFGELAGLQELWLNCTRLRTLPAAAFRNLSRLRAFGATLSPRLSALPEDAFRGLGELQVLALHSNSLAALPGGLLRGLGGLRRVSLSHNRLRALPRALFRNLGSLEGVRLEHNLLETLPGDVFADLPRLAEVLLGHNPWRCDCDLGPFLAWLRRHPGLVGRAEPPRCRGPGPRAGLPLWALPDDDPECRGARGPPPRSAAAPAAPGHTASVPDSSEPRAPAQLVADGSRQDHSLFWGLYFLLLAAQAVITGAIVFAMIKLGGLFRKLIRERASERASFCLSQWDNLAAN from the coding sequence ATGCTGAGAAGCGCCCTGCTGTGCGCGGCGCTGGGGCTCCTGCGCGCCCAgcctctcccctgtccccccgCCTGCAAGTGTGTGTTCCGGGACGCCGCGCAGTGCACCGGGAGCAGCGTAGCGCGCATCGCCGAGCTCGGCCTGCCCGTCAACCTCACGCACATCCTGCTCTTCCAAATGGGCCGCGGCACCTTACAGAATCACAGCTTCAGTGGCATGACCGTCCTGCAGCGCCTGATGCTGTCGGACAGCCACATTTCCGCCATTGCCCCCGGCACCTTCGACGACCTGATAAAACTTAAAACCCTGAGGCTGTCGCGCAACAAGATCACTCATCTTCCAGGTGCGCTGTTGGATAAGACGGTGCTCCTGGAACAGTTGTTTCTGGACCGCAACGAACTAAAGGACATTGACCAAAACATGTTTCAGAAACTGGTTAACCTGCAGGAGCTCTTTTTGAACCAAAATCAACTCGCTTTCCTTCCCGCTCGCCTCTTCACAAACCTGGGGAACTTGAAAGTGTTGGATTTATCGAGAAATAATTTGACCCACCTGCCCCGGGGATTGTTTGGCGCACAGGCTAAGCTGGAGAAACTCGTGCTGCACTCGAACCAGCTCGTCTCTCTGGATTCGGGGCTGTTGAGTAGCCTGCGTGCCCTGGTGGAGCTGCAGCTGGACAGAAACCGCATCCGCTCCATCGCACCGGGGGCCTTCGACCGGCTCCGGAGCCTGAGCTCCTTGACGCTTTCCAGAAACCGCCTGGAGTTCCTGCCCCCGGCCCTCTTCCTTTATTCGCACAATTTGACTTTCCTGACCCTGTTCGAGAACCCGCTGGAGGAGCTCCCGGAGGTGCTCTTCGGGGAGCTGGCGGGCCTGCAGGAGCTGTGGCTGAACTGCACGCGGCTGCGCACCCTGCCGGCCGCCGCCTTCCGCAACCTGAGCCGCCTGCGGGCGTTCGGGGCGACCCTGAGCCCGCGTCTGAGCGCGCTCCCCGAGGACGCCTTCCGGGGCCTGGGCGAGCTCCAGGTACTCGCCCTGCACTCCAACAGCCTGGCCGCGCTCCCCGGCGGCTTGCTGCGCGGCCTCGGCGGGCTGCGCCGCGTGTCGCTGAGCCACAACCGGCTGCGGGCCCTGCCCCGCGCGCTCTTCCGCAACCTCGGCAGCCTGGAGGGAGTCCGGCTCGAGCACAACCTGCTGGAGACCCTGCCCGGAGACGTGTTCGCGGATCTGCCCCGGCTGGCGGAGGTCCTGCTGGGGCACAATCCCTGGCGCTGCGACTGCGACCTGGGGCCGTTCCTGGCGTGGCTGCGGCGGCACCCGGGCCTCGTGGGCCGAGCTGAGCCCCCGCGGTGCCGCGGCCCCGGACCCCGCGCCGGCCTGCCGCTCTGGGCCCTGCCCGACGACGACCCCGAGTGCCGGGGCGCCCGCGGCCCGCCTCCCCGCTCCGCCGCAGCCCCCGCGGCCCCGGGCCACACGGCCTCGGTGCCCGACAGCTCGGAACCCCGGGCCCCGGCGCAGCTCGTGGCCGACGGCAGTCGCCAAGACCACAGCCTGTTCTGGGGTCTTTACTTCCTGCTTTTGGCTGCTCAGGCCGTAATAACGGGGGCCATCGTGTTTGCTATGATTAAACTCGGCGGGCTCTTTCGAAAATTAatcagagagcgagcgagcgagcgagcgagcttTTGTTTGAGTCAATGGGACAACCTCGCCGCTAATTAA